One Chlorogloeopsis sp. ULAP01 genomic window carries:
- a CDS encoding vitamin K epoxide reductase family protein, which yields MSRRRSIPWIHRRSRLLIAAIAVCGALTTAYLTVVKLTQNSAACPTQSCDLVLQSEYATVFGLPLALFGFLAYTSMLIFALAPLAVDPIKQKNTRLKLENLTWLLLLAGAIAMSVFSGYLMYLLFFKIQALCIYCLGSAIFSLSMLVLTIIGRAWEDLGQIFFTAVIVGMVTLIGTLGVYANVGQSSTDVILNERPGQTTEVTFKPSKQAKPGVGWEVTTTSGEAEIALASHLSKIGAKEYIAWWCPHCHEQKLLFGKEAYSKLNSVDCAPADNPNLQKDECKAAGIQSYPTWIINEKTHAGVLSLEELAKISGYTGPSNFRYTLRR from the coding sequence ATGAGTCGCCGCCGTTCTATACCTTGGATTCATCGCCGATCGCGTTTGTTAATTGCTGCGATCGCTGTTTGTGGTGCCTTAACAACAGCTTATTTGACCGTAGTAAAGTTGACTCAAAACTCTGCTGCGTGTCCTACCCAAAGTTGCGATCTTGTACTACAGAGCGAATATGCTACTGTTTTTGGGCTGCCTTTAGCCTTATTCGGGTTTTTGGCTTATACCAGTATGCTGATTTTTGCTTTGGCTCCTTTGGCTGTTGATCCCATTAAACAGAAAAATACCCGTCTCAAGCTAGAAAATTTGACTTGGTTACTGCTACTAGCAGGTGCGATCGCCATGTCAGTTTTCAGTGGTTACTTGATGTACCTGTTATTTTTCAAAATTCAAGCACTCTGTATTTACTGTCTTGGTTCAGCAATTTTCTCTCTAAGTATGTTAGTACTAACTATTATTGGTCGTGCTTGGGAGGATTTAGGGCAAATCTTTTTTACTGCCGTGATTGTAGGTATGGTGACTTTGATTGGCACGTTGGGTGTTTATGCTAATGTCGGTCAAAGTAGCACTGATGTGATTCTTAACGAAAGACCTGGTCAAACAACAGAAGTCACCTTCAAACCATCCAAACAAGCTAAACCGGGGGTTGGTTGGGAAGTTACCACTACTTCTGGTGAAGCAGAAATCGCTTTAGCAAGTCATCTCTCGAAAATAGGTGCTAAGGAATATATCGCGTGGTGGTGTCCTCATTGTCACGAACAAAAGCTACTCTTTGGGAAAGAGGCTTACAGCAAACTCAATTCTGTAGATTGTGCTCCTGCTGACAATCCCAATCTTCAAAAAGATGAATGTAAAGCAGCCGGGATTCAAAGCTATCCCACTTGGATCATCAATGAAAAAACTCATGCAGGAGTATTAAGCTTGGAGGAGTTAGCAAAAATTTCTGGTTATACAGGGCCCAGTAATTTCAGGTATACTTTGCGTCGTTAA
- the btpA gene encoding photosystem I biogenesis protein BtpA, with translation MDLYQLFNTQKPIIGVVHLLPLPTSPRWGGSLKAVIDRAEQEATALASGGVNGIIVENFFDAPFPKNQVDPAVVSAMTVVVQRIQNLVMLPIGINVLRNDAKSAMAIASCVKAQFIRVNVLTGAMATDQGLIEGEAHQLLRYRRELGSDIKIFADVLVKHARPLSSPNLTVAVQDTIERGLADAVILSGWATGSPPNLEDLELASQAAAGTPVFIGSGASWENIATLMQAADGAIVSSSLKRQGRREQPIDPIRVSQFVDAARRSWNSKGDSKSISSMSIQS, from the coding sequence GTGGACTTATATCAGCTATTTAATACCCAAAAACCGATTATTGGGGTAGTTCATTTACTACCGCTACCGACCTCACCCCGTTGGGGAGGTAGCCTCAAAGCAGTGATTGACCGTGCCGAGCAGGAAGCAACAGCTTTGGCTAGTGGAGGAGTTAACGGCATCATAGTAGAAAATTTTTTCGATGCACCGTTTCCGAAGAACCAAGTTGATCCTGCTGTTGTAAGTGCAATGACTGTGGTGGTGCAGCGCATACAAAATTTGGTGATGTTGCCGATTGGAATTAATGTTTTACGTAACGATGCCAAAAGTGCAATGGCAATAGCCAGTTGTGTGAAAGCGCAATTTATCCGCGTTAACGTGCTTACTGGTGCAATGGCAACCGATCAGGGTTTAATTGAAGGCGAAGCCCATCAGCTTCTACGCTATCGACGGGAGTTGGGTAGTGATATCAAAATTTTCGCTGATGTTTTGGTCAAGCACGCCCGCCCTTTGAGTTCCCCAAATCTGACTGTTGCAGTACAAGATACTATTGAGCGCGGTTTAGCAGACGCTGTGATTTTGTCTGGATGGGCTACTGGCAGTCCACCAAATCTGGAAGATTTGGAATTGGCTTCACAAGCGGCAGCAGGTACGCCCGTATTTATTGGTAGTGGAGCTTCTTGGGAAAATATTGCTACATTAATGCAGGCAGCAGATGGGGCGATCGTTTCTAGTTCCTTGAAACGACAAGGTCGTCGCGAGCAACCAATTGATCCGATTCGCGTTAGTCAATTTGTAGATGCTGCACGCCGTAGTTGGAACTCTAAAGGTGATAGCAAATCTATTTCTTCTATGAGCATACAATCATAA
- the rimO gene encoding 30S ribosomal protein S12 methylthiotransferase RimO, translating into MGDKPTIAISHLGCEKNRIDTEHMLGLLVEAGYGVDSNEELADYVIVNTCSFIEAARQESVRTLVELAEANKKIVITGCMAQHFQEQLLEELPEAVAVVGTGDYHKIVDVLERAEQGERVKQISAEPTYIGDETTPRYRTTTEGVAYLRVAEGCDYRCAFCIIPYLRGNQRSRTIESIVAEAEQLANQGVQEIILISQITTNYGLDIYGKPKLGELLRALGKVDVPWIRMHYAYPTGLTPDVIAAIQETPNVLPYLDLPLQHSHPEILRAMNRPWQGQVNDAIIERIKKALPQAVLRTTFIVGFPGETEAHFEHLLQFVERHEFDHVGVFAFSAEEGTPAYNLPNQLPPEVKDKRRNTLMELQQPISHKKNQQEVGKVVDVLIEQEHPQTGELLGRSARFAPEVDGQVYVQGTARLGTIVPVTIKEADTYDLYGVASN; encoded by the coding sequence ATGGGTGACAAACCAACCATTGCAATTTCTCACCTGGGTTGCGAAAAGAATCGAATTGATACAGAGCATATGCTTGGACTGCTAGTAGAAGCAGGCTATGGCGTAGATAGTAATGAAGAGTTAGCAGATTACGTTATTGTCAATACTTGTAGTTTTATTGAAGCAGCTCGTCAAGAATCTGTCAGAACCTTGGTAGAACTGGCAGAAGCAAATAAAAAAATCGTCATTACTGGCTGTATGGCGCAGCATTTCCAGGAGCAGTTGTTGGAGGAGTTACCCGAAGCTGTAGCAGTGGTAGGTACAGGTGACTACCACAAAATAGTAGATGTACTTGAGCGAGCAGAACAAGGTGAGCGCGTTAAACAGATTAGCGCCGAGCCAACTTACATTGGTGACGAAACTACACCGCGTTATCGTACTACAACTGAAGGCGTAGCCTATCTACGGGTAGCCGAAGGATGTGATTATCGTTGTGCGTTTTGTATTATTCCGTATTTGCGGGGAAATCAGCGATCGCGGACGATAGAATCGATTGTTGCCGAAGCAGAGCAGCTTGCCAATCAAGGAGTGCAGGAAATCATATTGATTTCCCAAATCACAACTAATTATGGTCTAGATATTTATGGGAAGCCTAAATTAGGCGAATTGCTCCGCGCTTTAGGGAAAGTAGATGTACCGTGGATTCGGATGCACTACGCTTATCCCACAGGACTAACCCCAGATGTGATTGCGGCAATTCAAGAAACGCCCAATGTCTTACCATATCTGGATCTGCCATTGCAACATTCCCACCCTGAAATTCTGAGGGCAATGAATCGTCCTTGGCAAGGGCAGGTAAACGATGCGATTATTGAACGCATCAAGAAAGCACTACCACAAGCAGTGCTGCGGACTACTTTTATTGTCGGTTTTCCTGGTGAAACAGAGGCGCATTTTGAGCATCTATTGCAGTTCGTAGAGCGCCATGAATTCGATCACGTTGGTGTTTTTGCGTTTTCAGCAGAGGAAGGAACACCAGCTTACAACTTACCCAATCAATTGCCGCCAGAAGTCAAGGATAAGCGGCGAAACACATTAATGGAATTACAACAGCCAATTTCTCACAAGAAAAATCAGCAAGAAGTCGGCAAAGTAGTTGATGTATTAATCGAGCAAGAACATCCTCAAACAGGGGAATTACTCGGTCGTTCTGCCAGATTTGCTCCAGAGGTGGATGGGCAAGTTTACGTTCAAGGGACTGCAAGATTGGGAACAATTGTACCAGTAACGATCAAAGAAGCTGATACATACGACTTGTATGGAGTAGCCAGTAATTAA
- a CDS encoding DEAD/DEAH box helicase has translation MTLLFQELGISPELIEQLEKLGFTAPTNIQAQAIPQLLAGRDVVGQSQTGTGKTAAFSLPILERLDVSQKAVQALILTPTRELAIQVQNAVCEFISNQGLRVLAIYGGQSIDRQILQLKRGVHIVVGTPGRVIDLLERGSLKLDRVKWFVLDEADEMLSMGFIDDVERILSQAPKERQTALFSATMPPSIRQLVNKFLNDPVTVTVEQPKAAPNKINQVAYVVPRQWSKVKALQPILEMEDPESALIFVRTRRTAAELTNQLQAAGHSVDEYHGDLSQQARERLLTRFRNRQVRWVVATDIAARGLDVDQLSHVINFDLPDSVETYVHRIGRTGRAGKEGTAITLVQPFERRKQQLFERHVRQNWQVLSIPTRAQIEARQLEKLQVQVQEALAGERMASFLTIVSQLSEQYDAHAIAAAALQIAYDQTRPAWLQSEADFLEEEINHSSKPKLRNGRREGSGDNRSRRSSWSSSDTRANDTDKHGTPKPKLRTARREHSMTPKKLGSPTASESAS, from the coding sequence ATGACCCTTTTATTTCAAGAACTCGGCATTTCACCAGAACTGATTGAGCAACTAGAAAAACTTGGTTTTACCGCACCAACAAACATTCAAGCACAAGCGATCCCGCAACTTTTAGCTGGTCGCGATGTAGTAGGTCAATCCCAAACTGGTACAGGTAAAACAGCAGCTTTTTCTCTGCCAATTTTGGAGCGGCTAGATGTTAGTCAAAAGGCAGTACAAGCCTTAATTTTGACTCCAACTCGTGAGTTGGCAATTCAAGTTCAAAATGCCGTTTGTGAATTTATTAGTAACCAAGGATTGCGCGTTTTAGCAATTTATGGTGGTCAATCAATTGACCGTCAAATTTTACAACTAAAACGTGGTGTTCACATTGTTGTGGGTACACCAGGACGGGTAATTGATTTGCTAGAGCGGGGTAGCCTGAAATTAGATCGGGTGAAATGGTTTGTGTTAGATGAAGCCGATGAAATGTTAAGTATGGGCTTTATCGATGATGTTGAGAGAATCTTATCTCAGGCTCCAAAAGAGCGGCAGACAGCTTTATTTTCAGCAACGATGCCGCCGTCAATTCGACAGTTGGTTAATAAGTTTTTAAATGATCCTGTGACAGTTACTGTCGAACAACCAAAAGCGGCTCCCAACAAAATTAATCAGGTAGCTTATGTAGTACCGCGCCAATGGTCAAAAGTCAAAGCTTTGCAGCCAATCTTGGAAATGGAAGATCCAGAGTCGGCTCTTATCTTTGTTCGTACCAGACGCACTGCGGCTGAACTGACTAACCAATTGCAAGCTGCTGGGCATAGTGTTGATGAATATCATGGCGATTTGTCACAACAGGCACGGGAACGGTTACTGACACGATTCCGCAATCGTCAAGTGCGTTGGGTAGTAGCCACTGATATTGCTGCACGGGGTTTGGATGTTGACCAATTATCACACGTGATCAACTTTGATTTACCTGATAGTGTAGAGACTTACGTCCACCGCATCGGTCGTACAGGACGGGCAGGTAAAGAAGGTACGGCAATTACTCTGGTACAGCCATTTGAGCGGCGTAAACAGCAATTATTTGAACGCCACGTACGGCAGAATTGGCAAGTACTATCAATCCCCACACGAGCGCAAATAGAAGCACGGCAGTTAGAAAAACTGCAAGTTCAAGTGCAAGAAGCTTTGGCTGGTGAACGGATGGCTTCGTTTTTGACGATTGTTAGTCAATTGAGCGAGCAATATGATGCTCATGCGATCGCCGCAGCAGCATTACAAATTGCTTACGATCAGACTCGCCCCGCTTGGCTGCAATCAGAAGCTGATTTTCTAGAAGAGGAAATCAACCATTCATCCAAACCTAAATTGCGGAATGGGCGTCGTGAAGGAAGTGGCGACAATCGCTCTCGTCGTTCCTCGTGGAGTTCTTCAGACACGCGTGCAAACGATACAGACAAACACGGTACTCCCAAGCCTAAACTACGGACGGCAAGGCGTGAACATTCGATGACTCCGAAGAAGCTAGGTTCTCCTACAGCTAGCGAATCAGCCTCGTAA
- a CDS encoding aldo/keto reductase, with product MENITLGQNGPVVKPLCIGTWAWGDKLFWNYGNDYGPKELQAAFDAAVEAGITFFDTAEVYGFGVSEQLLGQFMQKTEQKMQIATKYGPFPWRITSHSVADALTESLKRLQVQKVALYQVHWPFTFFMSQETLMNALADEVEQGRIEAVGVSNYSAQQMREAHQILARRGVPLAVNQVRYSLLTRQIETNGILDTARELGVTILAYSSLAQGLLTGKYTPNSSETPSGARKIDSRFSKEGLQKIELVISLLRQLGEKHQRTPAQVALNWLIAKGNVIPIAGAKTAQQVRDNAGALGWQLTDDEITQLEKLSRPWLK from the coding sequence GTGGAAAACATCACATTAGGGCAAAACGGGCCAGTTGTAAAACCCTTGTGTATTGGTACTTGGGCTTGGGGCGATAAGCTATTTTGGAATTACGGCAATGACTACGGCCCAAAAGAGTTGCAAGCTGCCTTTGATGCGGCTGTTGAAGCTGGCATCACATTTTTTGATACTGCTGAAGTATATGGATTTGGAGTTTCTGAGCAATTGCTAGGGCAATTTATGCAAAAAACCGAGCAGAAGATGCAGATTGCTACCAAATACGGGCCTTTTCCTTGGCGGATAACAAGCCACTCTGTTGCCGATGCTTTAACAGAGAGTCTCAAGCGCTTGCAGGTTCAAAAAGTAGCCCTGTACCAAGTACATTGGCCTTTTACCTTTTTCATGAGTCAAGAAACCCTAATGAATGCCCTAGCAGATGAAGTGGAACAGGGCAGAATTGAGGCAGTAGGTGTGAGTAATTACTCAGCACAGCAAATGCGAGAAGCACACCAGATTTTAGCTCGTCGTGGTGTACCCTTAGCTGTCAATCAAGTGCGCTATTCTTTGCTAACTCGCCAAATCGAAACTAACGGTATTCTCGATACTGCCCGCGAGTTGGGCGTAACAATTTTGGCTTACAGTTCTTTGGCTCAAGGATTACTCACTGGCAAATACACTCCCAATAGCAGCGAAACTCCTAGTGGTGCCAGAAAAATAGATTCAAGATTTAGTAAAGAGGGCTTGCAAAAAATAGAACTAGTAATATCTTTGCTACGTCAATTGGGGGAAAAACACCAACGTACTCCTGCCCAAGTAGCTTTAAATTGGCTAATTGCCAAAGGCAACGTTATTCCCATTGCTGGAGCAAAGACAGCCCAGCAAGTACGAGATAACGCTGGTGCGCTGGGTTGGCAATTAACTGATGATGAAATCACCCAGCTAGAAAAACTTAGCCGTCCTTGGCTGAAGTAA